CATCAGGTCCGCCTCGGCCAGACAGGGGGAGAGGAAGTCATGCCCCGAGGGCTCATAGGCGAGTGGACCCCGCACATCCCTGCCGTAGAACGTCTCCACGCGCTCGGTGAGCAGCTTCACCATCGCCTCATCTCCGGAGCGCCGGGCCCAATCCAGCACGAGCCCGAAGGCGAAGGCCGTCTGATCATGCTCGCCCACGCGGATGGGCCGCGACAGCTTGGGCAACCACTCGCGCAAGCGCCCGGCCGCGTGCGCCTCCAGGGGTTCGAGCGCGGTGGACCACGCGCGCGCCTGGGGCTCCTCCCACTCGCGCAGCTCCGCCGCCAACTGCAGCAGCCAGGCGAGCCCATAGGGGCGCTCGAAGGACACCCGGCCCGAGGTGCTCAGGTAGCGCACCTCCGCCGCGATGTTCTCGGGCGTCAGGCTCCGGGCCACCGCCTCGCGGGCCCGTGCGGCGAAGGGCGCCTGGGGATGGAGCCGCGCCAGGCGCACGAGCAGCCAGTGCCCATGTACCGAGGAGTGCCAGTCGTAGCACCCGTAGAAGGAGGGGGTGAGCTCGCGCGGCGGGCGCGCGTCCGCGTCGCCGTTCATCACGTGGGCGATCTTGTTCGGGTACTCGCGATGGACACAGGTGAGCGCGAGCTCCGCGAAGCGCGCCGCGGCCTCGTCGCCGAAGTCCGGGGGAGTGGGAGCCTGGGTGCTGAGCGTGGTCACGAGGAGGGCCAGGAGGAAGGTGGACTGCATTCCTCCATTCTACCCCGGGCGCTCGCTCTGCATGGGCAGATCGATGGTGAAGGTGGCGCCCAGGCCCGGCCCCTCGCTCTCGCAGGAGAGGGTGCCCGCCATCTCGATGGCGGCCAGGGCGCTGATGTGCAGGCCGAAGCCATGCCCGTCCTTCTTGGTGGTGAAGCCCTGGGTGAACATGCGCGTCAGGTGCTCTGGCGAGATGCCCTGGCCATTGTCGCTCACCTGGATCCTCACCCGATCATCCGGCAGGGCCGCCAGACGGATGGTGATGCGCTTGTCGTCCCGCTCACTGTCGAGCAGCGCGTGGCGGGCGTTGCTGAGCAGGTTGAGCAGGATCTGCAACAGCTTGTGTCGGTCGAGCAGGATGGGAGGGATCTGCTCGTACTCGCGGCGGATGTCGATGCCCGAGCGCTGGAAGGAGACGGCGTGCAGCCGCAAGGCATCGTCGATGAGCTGGGACACCTTCACCAGCTCCACCGGCGCGGACACGCGCGCGTGCTCCTGCTGCATGCCGATGATGGATTTGACGTGATCCAACGCGTCGGTGAGGGTGCGCTGCTCGGCCAGCAGCGCCTGTTGCTCCTCGACGAGCTGCCGCGAGAGGGCGAGCATGTAGGAAGGCAGTTGCTGACCCCGGGGATCCTGCTCGAGGAACCTGCCCAGTGCCTCGCGGTGCGTGTGGATCAACTCCGCGGCGCGCACCATGCTGCCCACGCGCGAGGCGCGGATGCGCTCGGTGACCAGGTGCACCGAGACGTTGATGCTGTTGAGGGTATTGCCCACGTTGTGCAACAGCCCGGTGACCACCTCCGCCATGCCCGCCTGTCGCGAGACATCCACCAGGGAGCGGTGCATCTCGGTGAGCTTGTGCTCGGCCTCGCGGCGCTCGGTGACGTCCCGGCCGAAGAGCGTCACTCCGACCATCTGCCCGTCCTCGCCGAGCACGGGCTTGACGGAGATTTCCAGCACTTTCGGCGGGTTGCTCTCGAGGGATCCATCCTCGAGCCTCACGGACTGCCCGTGCAGCACCCGCTGGAGGATGTGCTCCATCTGCCGGTGTTGGGGGTCGTCGGAGAGCAGGGACTCGCCGGGGTGAATCTCCCGTCCAAAGCGGGCGCGGCAGTAGTCGCGCATCGCCGAGTTGGCGATGATGATCCGGCCTTGCATGTCCATCGAGCACACCAGGTCGTCGGTGTTCTCGATGAGCGTGCGCAGCTTGTGCTCGCTCTCATGCAGCGTGCGCAGCGCCTGTTCCCGGGAGACGCGTGCCTGGTCCAGCGCGGAGGCGTGCATCCAGCACACGCCCCAGATGCCCAGCATGAAGATGGCGGCGGACACGTCCAATATCCATAACTGGACCAGTTCCTGCCGCGGCATGCTTCCGAGCAGCGTGTAGCGCATCGGGTGGAGCACGCCCAGGACCAGGCAGACGGGGAGCGTGAGGAAGAATCCCAGGCGCGCGCCCACCAGATAGACGGACAACGCGGGCAGCAACATGGTCGCCGCGTGCGAGGCCGAGTAGGGCAGGTCCCGGGCGGTGCAGATGAACACGAGGGCCACGGCCAATGCTGAACAGACCAGGAGCGCCGTCTTCTGGGGCGAGCACTGACGGCGCAACCGCGCCAGCGCCAACGTGGTCACCCCCAGGATGAGGATCGCCAGCGGGCCTTGCACCCAGGGCTCGGGACTCCAGGGCAGCGCCAGCAGACTCAGCGCATTGAGCAGCAGCAGGCCGAGGGAAATGAGGATGAGCAGCCGGTAGCGGCCGAGATCCTCCGGGGGCGCCCGACGCAGGGGCTCGGAAAGAAAGACGTCCAACCGACGGAGCAACCGTCCCCCCGGCGTCAGCCAGGAGTTCTCTACCCCGAGCATCTTCGCTCCACTCTCGGTCTCCGGTTTCATGTCGGTACGGGAAGGTCTGTATAGGATGCGGGCCATGCAACTCGCCATTCCTCAAGCGCCCCGGCGCGTTTCGCTCATCCGTGTCCCTGGTGCCCTCGCCCGGCTCGGCCGGGTGTTGCTCGGGGGGCTCGCGCTGATGGTGGCCCTCGGGGCGGGAGCGGCGCTGCTCGGCCGCTTCGTCGTGGAAGAGCAGGGCTTTCTCGCGCGCGCCGAGCCGTTCGATGGTCAACTGGTCACCATGACCTTGCCCCCGCTGGACGAGCGCGACGGCGCCGAGGCACGCCTGGAGGTGCTCTAT
Above is a window of Cystobacter fuscus DNA encoding:
- a CDS encoding DUF2891 domain-containing protein; this translates as MQSTFLLALLVTTLSTQAPTPPDFGDEAAARFAELALTCVHREYPNKIAHVMNGDADARPPRELTPSFYGCYDWHSSVHGHWLLVRLARLHPQAPFAARAREAVARSLTPENIAAEVRYLSTSGRVSFERPYGLAWLLQLAAELREWEEPQARAWSTALEPLEAHAAGRLREWLPKLSRPIRVGEHDQTAFAFGLVLDWARRSGDEAMVKLLTERVETFYGRDVRGPLAYEPSGHDFLSPCLAEADLMRRVLPPARFATWLSGFLPEIPSKSGTSWLEPAVVTDPGDPKLAHLDGLNLSRAWMLEGILSGLPAQDKRRRSLEESARRHREAGLRSVTGAHYEGGHWLGSFAVYLVTGRGLPRP
- a CDS encoding ATP-binding protein, with the protein product MLGVENSWLTPGGRLLRRLDVFLSEPLRRAPPEDLGRYRLLILISLGLLLLNALSLLALPWSPEPWVQGPLAILILGVTTLALARLRRQCSPQKTALLVCSALAVALVFICTARDLPYSASHAATMLLPALSVYLVGARLGFFLTLPVCLVLGVLHPMRYTLLGSMPRQELVQLWILDVSAAIFMLGIWGVCWMHASALDQARVSREQALRTLHESEHKLRTLIENTDDLVCSMDMQGRIIIANSAMRDYCRARFGREIHPGESLLSDDPQHRQMEHILQRVLHGQSVRLEDGSLESNPPKVLEISVKPVLGEDGQMVGVTLFGRDVTERREAEHKLTEMHRSLVDVSRQAGMAEVVTGLLHNVGNTLNSINVSVHLVTERIRASRVGSMVRAAELIHTHREALGRFLEQDPRGQQLPSYMLALSRQLVEEQQALLAEQRTLTDALDHVKSIIGMQQEHARVSAPVELVKVSQLIDDALRLHAVSFQRSGIDIRREYEQIPPILLDRHKLLQILLNLLSNARHALLDSERDDKRITIRLAALPDDRVRIQVSDNGQGISPEHLTRMFTQGFTTKKDGHGFGLHISALAAIEMAGTLSCESEGPGLGATFTIDLPMQSERPG